A segment of the Sulfoacidibacillus ferrooxidans genome:
GGTTTCAGAACATCATGATGCATCGTCTTTGGCAGGCTCCACGCCAGAAATTCTGATGACTCACCTGGCAGCTAAAACAAACACCATCCGAATTGGATCAGGTGGTGTCATGTTACCGCACTATAGCGCATACAAAGTGGCAGAAAATTTTCGCATGTTAGAAGCTCTCTATCCTCATCGCATCGATATCGGATTGGGTAGAGCACCAGGTGGCATGCCTCGCTCCACACTTGCTCTACAAGAAGGAAAAGTCAGACAAGCACATTATGGCCAACAAATTGATGATCTGATCGCTTATCTTACAGATACACTTCCAGCAGATCATCGTCTCGGAGGGCTCAGCGCATCCCCTGTCATCGATACCGTACCTGAAATGTGGCTACTTGGATCCAGTGACGATAGTGGTCATACAGCCGCACAAAAGGGGACAGCTTATATGTTTGCCCACTTTATTAATGGAGATGGCGGAGCCGATGTTGTACGCTCCTATCAGAAACACTTTAAACCATCCTTGTTGCGAGACAAACCCGAATCCAGTGTGGCCATCTTTGTCCTCTGTGCAGACACGGATGAACAAGCTGAACTACTTGCTTCTAGCTTAGATCTTGCCCTGATCATGCTTGTCACTGGACAGCGCTCACAAGGTACTCCTACAATAG
Coding sequences within it:
- a CDS encoding LLM class flavin-dependent oxidoreductase → MIKLSILDQSPIAYGSHAREAINQTIQVAQTAERLGFHRFWVSEHHDASSLAGSTPEILMTHLAAKTNTIRIGSGGVMLPHYSAYKVAENFRMLEALYPHRIDIGLGRAPGGMPRSTLALQEGKVRQAHYGQQIDDLIAYLTDTLPADHRLGGLSASPVIDTVPEMWLLGSSDDSGHTAAQKGTAYMFAHFINGDGGADVVRSYQKHFKPSLLRDKPESSVAIFVLCADTDEQAELLASSLDLALIMLVTGQRSQGTPTIEMAQAYPYSQYELAIVQENRKRMIVGGPAKVKSQIEDLALAYQTDEVMVVTTTHQLADRIHSHELLAAAFGLTPTV